Within the Malus sylvestris chromosome 4, drMalSylv7.2, whole genome shotgun sequence genome, the region GATCCCCGAAACGTCGACTTTTCTAGGTCTACACTCAATGAACAGCTTCTTATCCTCCCCTACCGATCTCTCAAACCTCACAACATCACCAGCCCTCAGCTTCTTCTCCTTCACAAAACGAATCCACCCTTTGCTCAACACATAACTCTGACTACTACTCCAATAACAGTACCCAAACCTCCACACTGCCCCCAACTCATCCTCAAATTTCAACAACACCCCTTTACCAAACCCTACGCTCAGATGAACCTGAAAATGCTTCTCGGCATGTTGTTTTGGTATAACCATGCGGTTCAATCTCCCTACGTCGCTTGGTGTTGCCACTTTCTCGAAAAGCAACTCCCTCTCGCGACTACACGTGTCCATTAAATCAACGTAACACTTCGTACGCTTTCCACCATCATCAAGGCCTAGAGCACCACCATTGTACAACTTATGCTTGTACATCTCGAGCTCGTTGGCATAAGAATGTTTTCGAAGCATGTCAACGATTTCAGCCTTGGAATGGGATTCCAAGAAAAGAGCCTCGGTGACATCACGTCCGTAGGGTTTCATTTGGCTTCGACTGAAGTGTGTGATGGCATCA harbors:
- the LOC126619698 gene encoding AP2/ERF and B3 domain-containing transcription repressor TEM1-like, coding for MDLMSCWNASTSDYSTMNGANGASSNKLPSSRYKGVVPQSNGRWGAQIYEKSHRVWLGTFNDEEEAAKTYNIASLKFRGLDAITHFSRSQMKPYGRDVTEALFLESHSKAEIVDMLRKHSYANELEMYKHKLYNGGALGLDDGGKRTKCYVDLMDTCSRERELLFEKVATPSDVGRLNRMVIPKQHAEKHFQVHLSVGFGKGVLLKFEDELGAVWRFGYCYWSSSQSYVLSKGWIRFVKEKKLRAGDVVRFERSVGEDKKLFIECRPRKVDVSGIEEMHGRVADPLATVQDDGVVRLFGVNLSGKHVHYRE